One window from the genome of Eleginops maclovinus isolate JMC-PN-2008 ecotype Puerto Natales chromosome 15, JC_Emac_rtc_rv5, whole genome shotgun sequence encodes:
- the katna1 gene encoding katanin p60 ATPase-containing subunit A1 isoform X1, whose amino-acid sequence MSSVCPCSTMSLREINENVKLAREYALLGNYSSASVLYRGLLEQIKKYVYTMRDSSYQQRWQQLWQEVSEENGQVQDIMSTLENFQLDTTPAKPSNHEDSDIRPVHVEQRHSPCPMRRPGNANKESKAPNNRLSVAVRAQQRHSPRGANGDKSKHSKGKERKEAGGKAKDDKNKADIQEKEVKRFDGTGYDKDLVEALERDIISQNPNVKWDNIADLEDAKKLLKEAVVLPMWMPAFFKGIRRPWKGVLMVGPPGTGKTLLAKAVATECRTTFFNVSSSTLTSKYRGESEKLVRLLFEMARFYAPTTIFIDEIDSMCSRRGTSEEHEASRRVKAELLVQMDGVGGASENDDPSKMVMVLAATNFPWDIDEALRRRLEKRIYIPLPSHAGRVELLKINLKELEVAEDVDLDKIAEQLEGYSGADITNVCRDASLMAMRRRIEGLTPEEIRNISRDEMHMPTTMEDFESALRKVSKSVSAADLEKYEKWIEEFGSC is encoded by the exons ATGAGCTCTGTCTGTCCCTGCAGCACCATGAGTCTGCGAGAGATCAATGAGAACGTGAAGCTGGCCCGCGAGTACGCCCTGCTGGGAAACTACAGCTCGGCCAGCGTTCTCTATCGCGGATTGCTAGAACAGATCAAGAAATATGTGTACACCATGCGGGACAGCAGCTATCAGCAGAGATGGCAGCAG TTATGGCAAGAAGTCAGTGAAGAGAATGGACAAGTTCAGGACATAATGTCCACTTTGGAGAACTTCCAGCTGGACACAACACCTGCTAAACCCAGCAACCACGAAGACAGTGACATAAGGCCTGTGCACGTGGAGCAGAG ACATTCTCCATGTCCCATGAGGCGGCCAGGTAATGCCAATAAAGAAAGTAAAGCCCCCAACAACAGGCTGAGTGTGGCTGTGAGGGCCCAGCAGAGGCACTCCCCCCGCGGGGCAAACGGGGACAAAAGCAAACATTCCAAGGGCAAAGAAAGGAAGGAGGCCGGGGGCAAAGCAAAGGATGATAAG aACAAAGCTGACATCCAGGAGAAAGAAGTGAAGAGGTTTGACGGAACCGGGTATGACAAAGACCTGGTGGAAGCTCTGGAGAGAGATATCATATCTCAGAATCCAAACGTCAAGTG GGACAACATTGCAGACTTAGAAGATGCAAAGAAACTTTTGAAGGAAGCGGTCGTGTTGCCGATGTGGATGCCGGCTTTTTTCAAAGGCATACGAAGACCATGGAAG GGAGTGCTTATGGTGGGACCTCCTGGCACAGGGAAAACGCTTTTGGCTAAAGCCGTTGCTACCGAGTGCAGAACCACATTTTTCAATGTCTCCTCCTCTACTCTCACCTCCAAGTACAGAGGGGAGTCTGAGAAGCTGGTCCGCCTTCTCTTTGAAATG GCACGTTTCTACGCCCCCACTACAATCTTCATTGATGAGATCGACTCCATGTGCAGCCGCAGAGGGACGTCAGAGGAACATGAGGCCAGTCGCAGAGTGAAGGCGGAGCTGCTGGTGCAGATGGACG GTGTGGGCGGAGCCTCAGAAAACGATGATCCATCAAAGATGGTGATGGTGCTGGCTGCCACCAACTTCCCATGGGACATCGACGAGGCTCTGAGGCGGCGGCTGGAGAAGAGGATCTACATCCCGCTGCCTTCAC aCGCAGGTCGGGTGGAGCTGCTCAAGATCAACctgaaggagctggaggtggcCGAAGACGTAGACCTGGACAAGATCGCAGAGCAGCTGGAGGGTTACTCTGGAGCTGACATCACCAACGTGTGCAG GGATGCCTCTCTCATGGCCATGAGGCGAAGGATCGAGGGCCTCACACCAGAGGAGATCCGGAACATTTCCCGGGATGAAATGCACATGCCCACCACCATGGAGGACTTTGAGTCTGCTCTGAGGAAAGTGTCCAAATCTGTGTCTGCAGCGGACCTGGAGAAGTATGAAAAATGGATCGAAGAGTTTGGGTCTTGCTGA
- the katna1 gene encoding katanin p60 ATPase-containing subunit A1 isoform X3 — protein sequence MSSVCPCSTMSLREINENVKLAREYALLGNYSSASVLYRGLLEQIKKYVYTMRDSSYQQRWQQLWQEVSEENGQVQDIMSTLENFQLDTTPAKPSNHEDSDIRPVHVEQRHSPCPMRRPGNANKESKAPNNRLSVAVRAQQRHSPRGANGDKSKHSKGKERKEAGGKAKDDKNKADIQEKEVKRFDGTGYDKDLVEALERDIISQNPNVKWDNIADLEDAKKLLKEAVVLPMWMPAFFKGIRRPWKGVLMVGPPGTGKTLLAKAVATECRTTFFNVSSSTLTSKYRGESEKLVRLLFEMARFYAPTTIFIDEIDSMCSRRGTSEEHEASRRVKAELLVQMDDAGRVELLKINLKELEVAEDVDLDKIAEQLEGYSGADITNVCRDASLMAMRRRIEGLTPEEIRNISRDEMHMPTTMEDFESALRKVSKSVSAADLEKYEKWIEEFGSC from the exons ATGAGCTCTGTCTGTCCCTGCAGCACCATGAGTCTGCGAGAGATCAATGAGAACGTGAAGCTGGCCCGCGAGTACGCCCTGCTGGGAAACTACAGCTCGGCCAGCGTTCTCTATCGCGGATTGCTAGAACAGATCAAGAAATATGTGTACACCATGCGGGACAGCAGCTATCAGCAGAGATGGCAGCAG TTATGGCAAGAAGTCAGTGAAGAGAATGGACAAGTTCAGGACATAATGTCCACTTTGGAGAACTTCCAGCTGGACACAACACCTGCTAAACCCAGCAACCACGAAGACAGTGACATAAGGCCTGTGCACGTGGAGCAGAG ACATTCTCCATGTCCCATGAGGCGGCCAGGTAATGCCAATAAAGAAAGTAAAGCCCCCAACAACAGGCTGAGTGTGGCTGTGAGGGCCCAGCAGAGGCACTCCCCCCGCGGGGCAAACGGGGACAAAAGCAAACATTCCAAGGGCAAAGAAAGGAAGGAGGCCGGGGGCAAAGCAAAGGATGATAAG aACAAAGCTGACATCCAGGAGAAAGAAGTGAAGAGGTTTGACGGAACCGGGTATGACAAAGACCTGGTGGAAGCTCTGGAGAGAGATATCATATCTCAGAATCCAAACGTCAAGTG GGACAACATTGCAGACTTAGAAGATGCAAAGAAACTTTTGAAGGAAGCGGTCGTGTTGCCGATGTGGATGCCGGCTTTTTTCAAAGGCATACGAAGACCATGGAAG GGAGTGCTTATGGTGGGACCTCCTGGCACAGGGAAAACGCTTTTGGCTAAAGCCGTTGCTACCGAGTGCAGAACCACATTTTTCAATGTCTCCTCCTCTACTCTCACCTCCAAGTACAGAGGGGAGTCTGAGAAGCTGGTCCGCCTTCTCTTTGAAATG GCACGTTTCTACGCCCCCACTACAATCTTCATTGATGAGATCGACTCCATGTGCAGCCGCAGAGGGACGTCAGAGGAACATGAGGCCAGTCGCAGAGTGAAGGCGGAGCTGCTGGTGCAGATGGACG aCGCAGGTCGGGTGGAGCTGCTCAAGATCAACctgaaggagctggaggtggcCGAAGACGTAGACCTGGACAAGATCGCAGAGCAGCTGGAGGGTTACTCTGGAGCTGACATCACCAACGTGTGCAG GGATGCCTCTCTCATGGCCATGAGGCGAAGGATCGAGGGCCTCACACCAGAGGAGATCCGGAACATTTCCCGGGATGAAATGCACATGCCCACCACCATGGAGGACTTTGAGTCTGCTCTGAGGAAAGTGTCCAAATCTGTGTCTGCAGCGGACCTGGAGAAGTATGAAAAATGGATCGAAGAGTTTGGGTCTTGCTGA
- the katna1 gene encoding katanin p60 ATPase-containing subunit A1 isoform X2, giving the protein MSLREINENVKLAREYALLGNYSSASVLYRGLLEQIKKYVYTMRDSSYQQRWQQLWQEVSEENGQVQDIMSTLENFQLDTTPAKPSNHEDSDIRPVHVEQRHSPCPMRRPGNANKESKAPNNRLSVAVRAQQRHSPRGANGDKSKHSKGKERKEAGGKAKDDKNKADIQEKEVKRFDGTGYDKDLVEALERDIISQNPNVKWDNIADLEDAKKLLKEAVVLPMWMPAFFKGIRRPWKGVLMVGPPGTGKTLLAKAVATECRTTFFNVSSSTLTSKYRGESEKLVRLLFEMARFYAPTTIFIDEIDSMCSRRGTSEEHEASRRVKAELLVQMDGVGGASENDDPSKMVMVLAATNFPWDIDEALRRRLEKRIYIPLPSHAGRVELLKINLKELEVAEDVDLDKIAEQLEGYSGADITNVCRDASLMAMRRRIEGLTPEEIRNISRDEMHMPTTMEDFESALRKVSKSVSAADLEKYEKWIEEFGSC; this is encoded by the exons ATGAGTCTGCGAGAGATCAATGAGAACGTGAAGCTGGCCCGCGAGTACGCCCTGCTGGGAAACTACAGCTCGGCCAGCGTTCTCTATCGCGGATTGCTAGAACAGATCAAGAAATATGTGTACACCATGCGGGACAGCAGCTATCAGCAGAGATGGCAGCAG TTATGGCAAGAAGTCAGTGAAGAGAATGGACAAGTTCAGGACATAATGTCCACTTTGGAGAACTTCCAGCTGGACACAACACCTGCTAAACCCAGCAACCACGAAGACAGTGACATAAGGCCTGTGCACGTGGAGCAGAG ACATTCTCCATGTCCCATGAGGCGGCCAGGTAATGCCAATAAAGAAAGTAAAGCCCCCAACAACAGGCTGAGTGTGGCTGTGAGGGCCCAGCAGAGGCACTCCCCCCGCGGGGCAAACGGGGACAAAAGCAAACATTCCAAGGGCAAAGAAAGGAAGGAGGCCGGGGGCAAAGCAAAGGATGATAAG aACAAAGCTGACATCCAGGAGAAAGAAGTGAAGAGGTTTGACGGAACCGGGTATGACAAAGACCTGGTGGAAGCTCTGGAGAGAGATATCATATCTCAGAATCCAAACGTCAAGTG GGACAACATTGCAGACTTAGAAGATGCAAAGAAACTTTTGAAGGAAGCGGTCGTGTTGCCGATGTGGATGCCGGCTTTTTTCAAAGGCATACGAAGACCATGGAAG GGAGTGCTTATGGTGGGACCTCCTGGCACAGGGAAAACGCTTTTGGCTAAAGCCGTTGCTACCGAGTGCAGAACCACATTTTTCAATGTCTCCTCCTCTACTCTCACCTCCAAGTACAGAGGGGAGTCTGAGAAGCTGGTCCGCCTTCTCTTTGAAATG GCACGTTTCTACGCCCCCACTACAATCTTCATTGATGAGATCGACTCCATGTGCAGCCGCAGAGGGACGTCAGAGGAACATGAGGCCAGTCGCAGAGTGAAGGCGGAGCTGCTGGTGCAGATGGACG GTGTGGGCGGAGCCTCAGAAAACGATGATCCATCAAAGATGGTGATGGTGCTGGCTGCCACCAACTTCCCATGGGACATCGACGAGGCTCTGAGGCGGCGGCTGGAGAAGAGGATCTACATCCCGCTGCCTTCAC aCGCAGGTCGGGTGGAGCTGCTCAAGATCAACctgaaggagctggaggtggcCGAAGACGTAGACCTGGACAAGATCGCAGAGCAGCTGGAGGGTTACTCTGGAGCTGACATCACCAACGTGTGCAG GGATGCCTCTCTCATGGCCATGAGGCGAAGGATCGAGGGCCTCACACCAGAGGAGATCCGGAACATTTCCCGGGATGAAATGCACATGCCCACCACCATGGAGGACTTTGAGTCTGCTCTGAGGAAAGTGTCCAAATCTGTGTCTGCAGCGGACCTGGAGAAGTATGAAAAATGGATCGAAGAGTTTGGGTCTTGCTGA